From Bradyrhizobium sp. NDS-1, the proteins below share one genomic window:
- the ubiB gene encoding 2-polyprenylphenol 6-hydroxylase, with the protein MISAFTHIARLIRAAFVFAREGVFGSVDPSLVPPPGQLALKLARLVERRGTKHGPRISRALTRMGPAYLKLGQFLATRPDVVGVIMARDLESLQDRLPPFPQDEAEAAIATSLERPLKDVFVSFGPPVAAASIAQVHRGEVLHDGIRTAMAVKVLRPNVAARFRRDLSDFFFVAHKAEAYSAEARRLRLIEVINTMSRSVAMEMDLRLEAAALSEMAENTRDDPDFRVPTVDWDRTTHNVLTMEWIDGIALNDHKRLEEAQVDLPDLGRKVIQSFLRHALRDGFFHADMHPGNLFLDDAGRLVAVDFGIMGRLGMKERRFLAEILLGFITRDYRRVAEVHFEAGYVPAHHSVENFAQAIRAIGEPIHNRTAEEISMARLLTLLLEVTGLFDMTTRPELILLQKTMVVVEGVARGFDPKLDIWKIADPVVREWIERNLGPIGRVQGALAGTGDIARVLMRLPEIAERSVKVLEQLETMTREGIRLSPESIAAMGRSEGRKTRWRTVALWIIAATFIGILIAVRNL; encoded by the coding sequence GTGATCTCTGCCTTTACCCACATTGCGCGCCTGATCCGCGCTGCGTTCGTGTTTGCCCGCGAGGGCGTGTTCGGCTCGGTCGATCCGAGCCTGGTGCCGCCGCCGGGGCAGCTCGCGCTGAAGCTGGCGCGCCTCGTCGAACGCCGCGGCACCAAGCACGGCCCGCGGATCTCGCGGGCTCTTACCCGAATGGGCCCCGCCTATCTCAAGCTCGGACAGTTCCTTGCGACGCGCCCCGACGTGGTCGGCGTCATCATGGCGCGCGACCTCGAAAGCCTCCAGGACCGCCTGCCGCCGTTTCCGCAGGACGAGGCCGAGGCCGCCATCGCGACGTCTCTGGAGCGGCCGCTGAAGGACGTGTTCGTGAGCTTCGGGCCACCCGTCGCGGCTGCCTCGATCGCGCAGGTGCATCGCGGCGAGGTCTTGCACGACGGGATCCGTACGGCGATGGCGGTCAAGGTGCTCAGGCCGAACGTGGCCGCGCGCTTCCGCCGCGATCTCTCCGACTTCTTCTTCGTCGCACACAAGGCCGAGGCCTACTCGGCGGAAGCGCGGCGGCTGCGCCTCATCGAGGTCATCAACACCATGTCGCGCTCGGTCGCCATGGAAATGGACCTGCGGCTGGAGGCGGCTGCGCTGTCGGAGATGGCGGAGAACACGCGCGACGACCCTGACTTCCGCGTGCCGACCGTCGACTGGGATCGCACCACGCACAACGTGTTGACGATGGAGTGGATCGACGGCATCGCGCTGAACGACCACAAGCGCCTGGAAGAGGCGCAGGTCGATTTGCCCGATCTCGGTCGCAAGGTGATCCAGAGCTTCCTGCGCCACGCGCTGCGCGACGGCTTCTTCCATGCCGACATGCATCCGGGCAATCTGTTCCTGGACGATGCCGGCCGTCTCGTCGCGGTCGATTTCGGCATCATGGGCCGGCTCGGCATGAAGGAGCGGCGCTTCCTCGCCGAAATCCTGCTCGGCTTCATCACCCGCGATTATCGCCGGGTCGCCGAGGTGCATTTTGAGGCGGGCTACGTGCCCGCGCATCACTCGGTCGAGAATTTCGCGCAGGCCATCCGCGCCATCGGCGAGCCGATTCACAACCGCACGGCCGAAGAGATCTCAATGGCGCGGCTGCTGACGCTGCTGCTCGAAGTCACCGGCCTGTTCGACATGACGACGCGGCCCGAGCTGATCCTGCTGCAGAAGACCATGGTGGTGGTCGAAGGCGTGGCGCGCGGCTTCGATCCCAAGCTCGACATCTGGAAGATCGCCGACCCCGTGGTGCGCGAATGGATCGAGCGCAATCTCGGTCCGATCGGCCGGGTGCAGGGGGCCCTTGCGGGCACCGGAGACATCGCGCGCGTGCTGATGCGCCTGCCGGAGATCGCCGAGCGGTCGGTGAAGGTGCTGGAGCAGCTGGAAACCATGACGCGGGAGGGGATAAGGCTGTCCCCGGAGAGCATCGCCGCGATGGGACGCAGCGAGGGCCGCAAGACCCGCTGGCGCACCGTCGCGCTCTGGATCATCGCCGCGACTTTCATCGGCATCCTGATCGCCGTCCGGAATCTATGA
- a CDS encoding ParA family protein has product MHTIVLATQKGGSGKSTLAIGLALAAKQAGFTVRLIETDPQGTLSNWQRRRTKDDLVVEPIYHAADIAPRLKMLADSGLQLAIVDTAAGLSAATTAAIRHSDLCLIPSRPSVADIEATVSTLSVARAWKRPFGFVLNQTPIRGQRIDNAAGALGEEASLDLAEVLARPLIAMRNDHQDSLASGLAVSEFAPNGKSADEIRGLWRWVETRLELTATTGVLIEQVMSATDGMLHAAAELSVDESPTLAS; this is encoded by the coding sequence ATGCACACGATCGTACTGGCCACCCAAAAGGGTGGCAGCGGGAAGAGCACGCTCGCCATCGGCCTCGCGCTCGCGGCCAAGCAGGCCGGCTTCACCGTCCGCCTGATCGAGACCGACCCGCAGGGCACCCTGTCCAACTGGCAGCGCCGCCGCACGAAGGATGATCTCGTCGTCGAGCCGATCTACCATGCTGCCGACATCGCGCCGCGCCTAAAGATGCTGGCCGACAGCGGCCTCCAGCTCGCGATCGTCGACACTGCCGCCGGCCTCAGCGCCGCGACCACCGCGGCGATCCGCCATTCCGATCTCTGCCTGATCCCGTCCCGCCCGAGCGTCGCCGACATCGAGGCGACCGTCTCGACGCTCAGCGTCGCGCGCGCCTGGAAGCGGCCCTTTGGCTTCGTGCTGAACCAGACGCCGATCCGCGGCCAGCGCATCGACAATGCCGCGGGCGCGCTCGGAGAGGAAGCTTCGCTCGATCTCGCCGAGGTGCTCGCGCGCCCGCTGATCGCGATGCGCAACGATCACCAGGACTCGCTTGCGAGCGGCCTTGCCGTCAGCGAATTCGCGCCCAACGGCAAGTCGGCAGACGAGATCCGTGGCCTCTGGCGTTGGGTGGAGACCCGGCTCGAGCTCACTGCGACAACCGGCGTCCTGATCGAGCAGGTGATGTCGGCCACGGACGGCATGCTGCATGCCGCCGCCGAGCTTTCGGTGGACGAGTCCCCGACTCTGGCGTCCTGA
- the mutM gene encoding bifunctional DNA-formamidopyrimidine glycosylase/DNA-(apurinic or apyrimidinic site) lyase gives MPELPEVETVRRGLQPVMEGAKILVAEARRPDLRFPFQPDFVARLKGQLVTGLGRRAKYLMADLASGDVLLMHLGMSGSFRVIKPDNDAVPGEFHYPKAKDSAHDHVLFRMSSGADIVFNDPRRFGYMKVIARNALDEEPLLRGLGPEPLGNEFDAAMLARSCAGKLTSLKAALLDQRVVAGLGNIYVCEVLHRSHLSPRRVAATLSTKKGEPTDHAKRLVGAIHTVLNDAIKAGGSSLRDHRQTTGELGYFQHSFKVYDREGEKCTTPRCGGTIKRFTQNGRSTFWCSKCQK, from the coding sequence ATGCCTGAATTGCCCGAAGTCGAGACCGTCCGCCGTGGCCTTCAGCCCGTCATGGAGGGTGCGAAAATCCTGGTCGCGGAGGCCCGCCGGCCGGACCTGCGCTTTCCGTTCCAGCCGGACTTCGTGGCCAGGCTCAAGGGGCAGCTCGTCACCGGCCTCGGCCGCCGTGCAAAATATCTCATGGCGGACCTCGCCTCCGGCGATGTGCTCTTGATGCATCTGGGCATGTCGGGCTCGTTCCGTGTCATCAAGCCTGACAACGACGCCGTGCCTGGCGAGTTTCACTATCCGAAGGCCAAGGATTCCGCGCACGACCACGTGCTGTTTCGCATGTCCTCCGGCGCCGACATCGTCTTCAACGATCCGCGCCGTTTCGGTTACATGAAAGTGATTGCGCGCAATGCGCTTGATGAAGAGCCGCTGCTCCGCGGGCTCGGCCCCGAGCCGCTCGGCAACGAGTTCGATGCCGCGATGCTGGCGCGGTCCTGCGCAGGCAAGCTCACGAGCCTGAAGGCGGCGCTGCTCGACCAGCGCGTGGTCGCCGGGCTCGGCAACATCTATGTCTGCGAAGTCCTGCATCGCTCGCATCTGTCGCCGCGGCGCGTTGCTGCGACACTATCGACCAAAAAGGGTGAGCCGACCGATCACGCGAAGCGGTTGGTCGGCGCGATCCACACCGTGCTCAATGATGCCATCAAGGCCGGCGGCTCGTCATTGCGCGATCATCGACAGACCACGGGCGAGCTCGGCTATTTCCAGCACTCCTTCAAGGTCTATGACCGCGAAGGTGAGAAGTGCACGACGCCGCGCTGCGGCGGCACGATCAAGCGCTTCACGCAGAATGGTCGCTCGACCTTCTGGTGCTCGAAGTGTCAGAAGTGA
- a CDS encoding aldo/keto reductase, whose amino-acid sequence MEQRKLGSTGPIVSALGLGCMGMSEVYGHADRDEAIATVQAAIDAGITLVDTGDFYAMGHNEMLVRDALRVVPRDKVQLSVKYGALRGPAGEFGGMDTRPAATKNFLAYSLQRLGTDYLDIYRPARLDPNVPIEETIGGLADLVKAGYVRHIGLSEVGSDTIRRAHAVHPIADLQIEYSLIERGIERDILKTCRELGIGITAYGVLARGLISGHWTRDSGKAGRDYRLMTPRFQGANLDANLALVDSLRAIATEIGATPAQVAIAWVAAQGKEIVPLVGARTRNRLTEALGAAKVTLTQDHLVELGRAFPPNVAAGTRYAAEQMAHLDSEKPASR is encoded by the coding sequence ATGGAACAGCGCAAACTCGGTTCGACCGGCCCCATCGTTTCCGCCCTCGGGCTCGGCTGCATGGGCATGTCCGAGGTCTACGGCCATGCCGATCGCGATGAGGCCATCGCCACGGTGCAGGCGGCAATCGATGCCGGCATCACGCTCGTCGATACCGGCGATTTCTACGCCATGGGCCATAATGAGATGCTGGTCCGCGACGCGTTGAGGGTTGTGCCGCGGGACAAAGTGCAGCTCAGCGTCAAGTACGGTGCGCTGCGCGGCCCCGCCGGCGAATTCGGCGGCATGGACACAAGGCCGGCCGCGACCAAAAACTTCCTTGCCTATTCGCTGCAACGGCTCGGCACTGACTATCTCGACATCTACCGCCCGGCACGGCTCGATCCCAACGTGCCGATCGAGGAGACCATCGGCGGCCTCGCCGATCTCGTGAAGGCCGGCTACGTCAGGCATATCGGCCTGTCCGAGGTTGGCTCCGACACCATCCGCCGCGCGCACGCGGTGCACCCGATCGCCGATCTGCAGATCGAATATTCGCTGATCGAGCGCGGCATCGAACGCGACATCCTCAAGACTTGCCGCGAGCTCGGCATCGGCATCACGGCTTACGGCGTGCTCGCGCGCGGACTGATCAGCGGCCACTGGACCAGGGACAGCGGCAAGGCCGGCAGGGACTACCGGCTGATGACGCCGCGTTTCCAGGGCGCAAATCTCGACGCCAATCTCGCGCTGGTGGATTCGCTGCGTGCGATCGCAACCGAAATCGGCGCAACACCGGCACAGGTCGCGATTGCCTGGGTCGCGGCCCAGGGCAAGGAGATCGTACCGCTGGTCGGCGCGCGCACCCGCAACCGGCTCACCGAGGCGCTCGGCGCGGCCAAGGTCACCCTGACACAGGATCATCTTGTCGAACTGGGAAGAGCCTTCCCGCCGAACGTTGCGGCCGGCACGCGCTACGCCGCCGAGCAGATGGCGCATCTCGACAGCGAGAAGCCGGCGAGCAGATAA
- the ubiE gene encoding bifunctional demethylmenaquinone methyltransferase/2-methoxy-6-polyprenyl-1,4-benzoquinol methylase UbiE: protein MDRPGETTHFGFRDVPLGDKQTLVNDVFHSVASRYDLMNDLMSGGLHRVWKDIMITALDPPRGDRPFALLDVAGGTGDISFRAAKAAGAGFHATVCDINTDMLAVGRERAAKRHLETRVDFVEGNAESLGFADRSFDAYTIAFGIRNVPRIDLALKEAYRVLKPGSRFLCLEFSSVEMPGLDRLYDLFSFKVIPPLGRMITGDAESYQYLVESIRKFPKPNAFADMIRDAGFARVSWQTLSGGIVALHSGWRL from the coding sequence ATGGATCGGCCGGGCGAAACCACGCATTTTGGCTTCAGGGACGTCCCCCTCGGGGACAAGCAGACGCTGGTGAACGACGTGTTTCACAGCGTGGCGTCGCGCTATGACCTGATGAACGATCTGATGTCCGGTGGCCTGCACCGGGTCTGGAAGGACATCATGATCACGGCGCTCGACCCGCCGAGGGGCGACCGGCCGTTCGCGTTGCTCGACGTGGCCGGCGGCACCGGGGACATCTCGTTCCGCGCCGCCAAGGCCGCAGGTGCAGGTTTCCATGCCACCGTCTGCGACATCAACACCGACATGCTCGCGGTCGGCCGCGAGCGCGCCGCGAAGCGCCATCTCGAAACCCGGGTCGATTTCGTCGAAGGCAATGCCGAATCGCTTGGCTTCGCCGACCGCAGCTTCGACGCATATACGATTGCTTTCGGCATTCGCAACGTGCCGCGGATCGACCTTGCGCTGAAGGAAGCCTATCGCGTGCTGAAGCCCGGCAGCCGCTTCCTCTGCCTGGAATTCTCTAGCGTCGAGATGCCGGGGCTCGATCGCCTTTATGACCTGTTCTCGTTCAAGGTGATCCCGCCGCTCGGCCGCATGATCACGGGCGACGCCGAGTCCTATCAGTATCTCGTCGAATCGATCCGCAAGTTTCCAAAACCCAACGCGTTCGCCGACATGATCCGCGACGCCGGCTTCGCCCGCGTCAGCTGGCAGACATTGTCCGGCGGCATCGTCGCTCTGCATTCGGGCTGGCGTTTGTGA
- the dut gene encoding dUTP diphosphatase — MSTKVTVELQRLAHADGLPLPAYQTVEAAGLDLMAAVPDNEPLTLAPGQYALVPTGLAIALPAGHEAQVRPRSGLAAKHGITVLNAPGTIDADYRGEIKVILINHGQAAFVIKRGERIAQMVIAPVVQAALVPVTTLSATDRGAGGFGSTGR; from the coding sequence TTGAGCACGAAGGTCACTGTCGAACTGCAACGCCTCGCCCATGCCGATGGCCTGCCACTCCCGGCCTATCAGACGGTGGAGGCCGCCGGGCTCGACCTGATGGCCGCCGTTCCTGACAACGAGCCTCTCACGCTGGCACCCGGCCAATATGCGCTGGTGCCGACCGGGCTTGCGATCGCGTTACCGGCCGGGCACGAGGCGCAGGTGCGGCCGCGCTCGGGGCTTGCCGCCAAGCACGGCATCACCGTGCTGAACGCGCCGGGCACGATCGACGCGGACTACCGCGGCGAGATCAAGGTGATCCTGATCAATCACGGGCAAGCCGCCTTCGTCATCAAGCGCGGCGAGCGCATCGCCCAGATGGTGATCGCGCCCGTCGTGCAGGCCGCCCTGGTTCCCGTGACCACCTTGTCGGCGACCGATCGCGGCGCCGGCGGCTTCGGCTCGACCGGCCGCTAA
- a CDS encoding LysR family transcriptional regulator: protein MAEPDLRDLDVFLAVARTRNFRRAAVDIRVSVSSLSQRLRDLEERLGVRLMNRTTRSVALTEAGEMLLSRVAPALRDVGDALDQVRGLREVAAGRLRINGPPPAVDLVLAPMVGPFLREHPQVDLDIVSESGFVDIVSAGYDAGVRYGEHLAQDMVAIPLSGPQHYVVVASPDYLARRGRPKHPKDLLEHDCIRARYSSGVMHDLEFEKAGQVVKVDPPAKLISTNMNLAMRAALDGVGVWATMDGYVREALKSGALVSLMEDWCEPFPGPFLYYPSRRQVPPALRAFIDFVADWRKREVRST, encoded by the coding sequence ATGGCCGAGCCTGACCTGCGCGATCTCGACGTCTTCCTGGCGGTTGCCCGCACCCGCAATTTTCGGCGCGCGGCGGTCGACATTCGCGTGTCAGTATCGAGCCTTAGCCAGCGTCTGAGGGATCTGGAGGAGCGCCTTGGCGTCCGCCTGATGAACCGCACCACCCGCAGTGTCGCGCTGACGGAGGCGGGCGAAATGCTGCTGTCGCGGGTGGCGCCGGCGCTGCGGGATGTCGGCGATGCCCTGGATCAAGTCCGCGGCCTGCGCGAAGTCGCTGCGGGGCGTCTTCGTATCAATGGGCCGCCCCCGGCGGTCGACCTCGTGCTGGCGCCGATGGTTGGGCCGTTCCTTCGCGAGCATCCGCAAGTGGATCTCGACATCGTCTCCGAAAGCGGTTTCGTCGACATCGTCAGCGCCGGTTACGACGCCGGCGTGCGCTATGGCGAACATCTTGCGCAGGACATGGTGGCGATCCCGCTGAGCGGCCCACAGCACTATGTCGTGGTCGCATCGCCCGATTATCTGGCGCGCCGCGGCAGGCCGAAACATCCGAAGGATCTGCTGGAGCACGATTGCATCCGCGCCCGCTATTCGAGCGGCGTCATGCACGATCTGGAGTTCGAGAAAGCCGGCCAGGTCGTGAAGGTCGATCCGCCCGCCAAGCTGATCTCGACCAACATGAACCTCGCCATGCGCGCTGCCCTGGACGGCGTCGGCGTCTGGGCGACGATGGACGGATATGTGCGCGAAGCTTTGAAATCCGGCGCGCTGGTCAGCTTGATGGAGGATTGGTGCGAGCCGTTTCCGGGACCGTTCCTGTACTATCCGAGCCGCCGTCAGGTGCCGCCGGCACTGCGGGCCTTCATCGATTTCGTCGCGGACTGGCGCAAGCGCGAGGTGCGAAGCACCTAG
- the coaBC gene encoding bifunctional phosphopantothenoylcysteine decarboxylase/phosphopantothenate--cysteine ligase CoaBC, translating to MASLTIRKLDDHVKTYLRLRSARNRRSVEEEVRVILRELIEGREEPLTPFSAPPAASTTPTPQRTGAPPEASVTLIIGGGIAAYKSLDLIRRLKERRIEVRCVLTKAAQQFVTPLAASALSHERVYTDLFDPQSEFDAGHIRLARDCDLIVVAPATADLMAKMANGHADDLASAILLATNRKVLLAPAMNPLMWNNAATRRNVSLLQRDGVVLIGPNSGEMAEAGEAGTGRMSEAIEIATAAERLLRPPVPKPLAGKRVLITAGPTHEPIDPVRYIANRSSGKQGFAIAAAAQAAGAEVILVSGPVDLGDPPGVTVKHVESARQMLEQVQAALPADIAIFAAAVADWRVANEGEQKLKKTAAGMPPLQLVENPDILATISKLTDKRPPLVIGFAAETEHLIDNAKSKLARKGCDWIVANDVSPATGVMGGDRNTVHLISRKSDEKDGEIAVDSWPVMTKEQVAIELVAHVAKSVSDKSREPAS from the coding sequence GTGGCAAGCCTGACCATCCGCAAGCTGGACGATCACGTCAAAACCTATCTGCGGCTGCGTTCAGCCAGGAACCGCAGGTCGGTCGAGGAAGAAGTCCGGGTCATCCTGCGGGAGCTGATCGAGGGCCGCGAGGAGCCGCTGACGCCGTTTTCGGCGCCGCCGGCAGCATCCACCACCCCCACGCCCCAGCGTACCGGCGCCCCGCCCGAGGCCAGCGTCACCCTGATCATTGGCGGCGGCATCGCCGCCTACAAATCGCTCGACCTGATTCGCCGGCTGAAGGAACGCCGCATCGAGGTGCGCTGCGTCCTGACCAAGGCGGCGCAGCAATTCGTGACGCCGCTGGCGGCGAGCGCGCTGTCGCATGAGCGCGTCTATACCGACCTGTTCGACCCCCAGAGCGAGTTCGACGCCGGCCATATCAGGCTCGCGCGCGATTGCGACCTGATCGTGGTGGCGCCGGCCACCGCCGATCTGATGGCGAAGATGGCGAACGGCCATGCCGACGATCTCGCCAGTGCCATCCTGCTCGCGACCAACCGCAAGGTGCTGCTGGCGCCGGCAATGAACCCGCTGATGTGGAACAATGCGGCCACGCGCCGCAATGTCAGCTTGCTCCAGCGTGACGGCGTGGTGCTGATCGGGCCCAATTCCGGCGAGATGGCGGAAGCAGGCGAGGCCGGAACCGGTCGCATGTCCGAAGCGATCGAGATCGCCACCGCCGCCGAGAGACTGCTGCGGCCGCCGGTGCCGAAGCCGCTTGCCGGCAAGCGCGTGCTGATCACCGCAGGTCCGACGCACGAGCCCATCGATCCGGTGCGCTACATCGCCAACCGCTCCTCCGGCAAGCAGGGCTTTGCCATTGCCGCCGCGGCGCAAGCGGCGGGTGCCGAAGTCATTCTGGTGAGCGGCCCGGTTGATCTCGGCGATCCCCCGGGCGTGACGGTGAAGCATGTGGAATCGGCGCGGCAGATGCTGGAGCAGGTGCAGGCTGCGCTGCCCGCCGACATCGCGATCTTCGCCGCCGCGGTCGCCGACTGGCGCGTCGCCAACGAGGGCGAGCAGAAACTGAAGAAGACCGCCGCCGGCATGCCCCCGCTTCAGCTTGTTGAGAATCCCGACATTCTCGCCACGATTTCAAAACTGACCGACAAGCGGCCGCCGCTGGTGATCGGTTTTGCCGCCGAGACCGAGCACCTCATCGACAACGCCAAATCAAAACTCGCGCGCAAGGGCTGCGACTGGATCGTCGCCAATGACGTCTCGCCGGCGACCGGCGTGATGGGCGGCGACCGCAATACGGTACATCTCATAAGCCGCAAGAGCGACGAGAAGGACGGCGAGATTGCTGTTGATTCCTGGCCGGTGATGACCAAGGAACAGGTCGCCATCGAACTGGTCGCGCATGTCGCGAAAAGCGTGAGCGACAAATCCCGGGAGCCGGCATCTTGA
- a CDS encoding HesA/MoeB/ThiF family protein: protein MLSPDELERYARHIVLRDVGGPGQAALKRASVLVIGAGGLGAPALMYLAAAGVGTLGVVDDDVVSLSNLQRQVIHTTPDIGRHKVESAAERIAALNPHVRFVGHATWLNADNALSLIGDYDLVLDGSDNFSTRYLVSDACFFAKKPLITAALGTFDGSLTTIRAHETNEQGEFNPTYRCLFPEAPPPGTVPACAEAGVMGALAGVLGSMMALEAIREIVGFGDGLIGRLLMIDARAMRFETLRYSRDPANPLNGDGPVVTDLSAHRT from the coding sequence GTGCTGAGCCCGGACGAACTCGAACGCTATGCCCGCCATATCGTTCTGCGCGATGTCGGCGGTCCCGGCCAAGCTGCACTGAAGCGGGCTTCGGTGCTGGTGATCGGCGCCGGCGGGCTCGGCGCGCCCGCTCTCATGTATCTCGCTGCCGCCGGTGTCGGCACGCTCGGTGTGGTCGACGACGACGTGGTGTCGCTGTCCAACCTGCAGCGCCAGGTGATCCACACGACGCCTGATATCGGCCGGCACAAGGTCGAGAGTGCCGCGGAGCGGATTGCGGCGCTCAATCCGCATGTCCGCTTCGTCGGTCACGCCACCTGGCTGAACGCCGATAACGCGCTGAGCCTGATCGGCGACTATGATCTCGTGCTCGACGGCTCCGACAATTTCTCGACGCGCTATCTGGTCTCGGACGCCTGCTTCTTCGCGAAGAAGCCGCTGATCACCGCCGCGCTCGGCACCTTCGACGGCTCGCTGACCACAATCCGTGCGCACGAGACGAACGAGCAGGGCGAGTTCAACCCGACCTATCGCTGCCTGTTTCCGGAGGCACCGCCGCCGGGCACCGTGCCGGCCTGCGCAGAGGCTGGCGTCATGGGTGCGCTCGCCGGCGTGCTGGGCTCGATGATGGCGCTGGAAGCGATCCGCGAGATCGTCGGTTTCGGCGACGGCCTCATCGGCCGCCTCCTGATGATCGATGCCCGCGCGATGCGCTTCGAGACGTTGCGTTATTCGCGCGATCCGGCCAACCCTCTCAACGGCGACGGGCCTGTGGTCACGGACCTCAGCGCCCATCGCACCTGA
- a CDS encoding serine protease, whose translation MRSMLAATLMFAAATGAHAQMTAPQIPGSTPKAVQTVPVKPPAMQTPAATADAMARAERLSLQSDLAWVGQYNGAITGDVSDRMVNAIKEYQKAKGGKPTGALNPQERAALADAARKKQDSVGWKIVTEPTSGARLGIPVKLVPQQASDANGSKWTSPNGTVQVVLSRRKEVNPTSAKLADLEKEPSGRKVDYTVVKPDFFVLSGLQGQKKFYVRGSFKGDEVRTMTILYDQATENTVEPVVIAMSSAFNPFPLGPQAGPPPRKTVEYGTGIVVSDEGAIVTDRLLTDGCLAITIGGYGNADRVAETKEHDLALLRIYGARGLKPLSLAGGAAKSNVDVVGIADPQSQGGASGASSLKAALAPLTSSTSALSPPPAVGFSGSPAMDADGKFAGIALLKPAMLAGPATSGPATQALMVSGESVRDFLKAKAVDANGTSTDATASVVRVICVRK comes from the coding sequence ATGAGATCGATGCTTGCGGCAACACTGATGTTTGCGGCCGCCACGGGCGCGCACGCCCAGATGACGGCGCCACAAATCCCCGGCTCCACTCCGAAAGCAGTTCAGACGGTTCCGGTCAAGCCTCCGGCAATGCAGACCCCGGCGGCGACGGCCGACGCCATGGCAAGAGCAGAGCGGCTGTCGCTCCAGTCCGATCTCGCCTGGGTCGGCCAGTATAACGGCGCCATCACCGGCGACGTCAGCGACCGCATGGTCAACGCCATCAAGGAGTACCAGAAGGCTAAGGGCGGCAAGCCGACCGGCGCGCTCAACCCGCAGGAGCGCGCTGCGCTCGCCGATGCGGCACGCAAGAAGCAGGACAGTGTCGGCTGGAAGATCGTGACAGAGCCGACCAGCGGCGCGCGGCTCGGCATTCCCGTCAAGCTGGTGCCGCAGCAGGCGAGCGACGCCAACGGATCAAAATGGACATCGCCGAACGGCACGGTGCAAGTGGTTCTCAGCCGCCGCAAGGAGGTGAACCCGACCTCGGCAAAGCTGGCCGATCTCGAGAAGGAGCCGTCCGGACGCAAGGTCGACTACACCGTGGTGAAGCCCGACTTCTTCGTGCTGTCGGGATTGCAGGGCCAGAAGAAATTCTACGTGCGCGGCTCCTTCAAGGGCGATGAAGTCCGCACCATGACGATTCTGTACGACCAGGCGACTGAAAACACGGTCGAGCCGGTCGTGATCGCGATGTCGAGCGCGTTCAATCCCTTCCCGCTGGGACCGCAGGCCGGACCGCCGCCGCGCAAGACCGTCGAATACGGCACTGGAATTGTCGTCAGCGACGAGGGAGCGATCGTCACCGACCGTCTCCTCACCGACGGCTGCCTGGCAATCACGATCGGCGGCTACGGCAATGCCGATCGTGTCGCCGAGACCAAGGAGCACGATCTCGCGCTCCTGCGCATCTACGGCGCGCGCGGCCTGAAGCCGCTCAGCCTCGCCGGCGGCGCGGCGAAGTCGAATGTCGACGTCGTCGGCATCGCCGATCCGCAGAGCCAGGGCGGCGCATCCGGCGCATCGAGCCTCAAGGCGGCTCTGGCGCCGCTGACAAGCAGCACTTCCGCACTGTCACCGCCGCCCGCCGTCGGATTCTCCGGCAGCCCGGCCATGGACGCCGACGGCAAGTTCGCCGGCATCGCGCTGCTGAAGCCGGCGATGCTCGCGGGACCCGCGACGTCAGGGCCAGCAACACAGGCCCTGATGGTTTCGGGTGAGTCCGTGCGCGATTTCCTCAAGGCGAAAGCCGTCGATGCAAACGGCACGTCGACCGATGCGACAGCGTCCGTCGTGCGCGTGATCTGCGTGCGGAAATAG